The genomic window GTTTGTGATCCTGTTGGTGCTGTCGATTGCCAATGGAGTGTTTCCGCCCCGGTTCTCAACGCCGCCGACGGGCCTGCCTTGGTGGGTTTGGAGCGGTGGAGCGATCGGCACCGTGCTGGTCACCACTTCGTTGATTTTTGTCCCGCGAATTGGCTCGCTGACCTGGTTCGCCGCAGTAATCACCGGTCAAGTTCTGGCAGCCTTGATCCTCGATCAATGGGGCATGATGGGAAACCCTCGCAGCCCCGCCAGTCCGCTGCGGTTGTTGGGTGCGGCGATGTTGATCGGCGGCATCCTGTTGATCACGCGAGCCAAAGCGCTCGAATCACGCCCCGGCAAAGCCACCACGGTGGAAGTGGTACCCGCCGAGTCGGTGGACGATCCGTA from Roseimaritima ulvae includes these protein-coding regions:
- a CDS encoding DMT family transporter; the protein is MFQNQSLLLVAVVVGLLAGCLLGTQPSANGYLGRHLAHPLQAAVISFGSGFVILLVLSIANGVFPPRFSTPPTGLPWWVWSGGAIGTVLVTTSLIFVPRIGSLTWFAAVITGQVLAALILDQWGMMGNPRSPASPLRLLGAAMLIGGILLITRAKALESRPGKATTVEVVPAESVDDP